From Humibacter ginsenosidimutans, a single genomic window includes:
- a CDS encoding alpha-ketoacid dehydrogenase subunit beta: MTIIHHTDAPAEATGEAPTTLTLAGALGRAIGDALAEDPSVVVFGEDVGPLGGVFRVTDGLNARFGDERVWDSPLAEAGIVGTAIGMAMNGMRPVVELQFDAFSYPAFEQITSHLAKMRNRTRGAVQLPIVIRIPYAGGIGGVEHHSDSSEAYWTHTPGLTVVTPSNPIDAYWMLRQAIASDDPVIFLEPKSRYWTKDAVPLDHAPAPLDRARVIRTGTDVTLMAYGPTVKTALDAAALAELEDLSIEVIDLRTLSPFDDATVNASVRKTSRAAIIHEAAQFGGYGAEVAARVTERNFFHLAAPLLRIAGFDVPYPSPKLEEFYLPTAERVLNALDTWEW; this comes from the coding sequence ATGACGATCATCCATCACACTGATGCCCCTGCGGAGGCGACCGGAGAGGCGCCGACGACGCTGACCTTGGCGGGCGCACTCGGCAGGGCGATCGGCGATGCGCTGGCCGAGGACCCGAGCGTCGTCGTCTTCGGCGAGGACGTGGGACCCCTGGGCGGCGTGTTCCGGGTGACGGACGGCCTGAACGCCCGGTTCGGCGACGAACGGGTCTGGGACTCGCCGCTGGCGGAGGCCGGCATCGTCGGCACGGCCATCGGCATGGCGATGAACGGCATGCGGCCGGTCGTCGAGCTGCAGTTCGACGCGTTCAGCTACCCGGCGTTCGAGCAGATCACGTCGCATCTGGCCAAGATGCGTAACCGCACCAGGGGCGCGGTGCAGCTGCCGATCGTGATCCGCATTCCGTACGCGGGCGGCATCGGCGGCGTCGAGCACCACTCCGACTCGTCGGAGGCCTACTGGACGCACACCCCGGGCCTCACGGTCGTCACGCCGTCGAATCCGATCGACGCCTACTGGATGCTCCGTCAGGCCATCGCGAGCGACGATCCGGTGATCTTCCTCGAGCCGAAGAGCCGGTACTGGACGAAGGATGCCGTGCCCCTCGACCACGCGCCGGCCCCGCTCGATCGCGCCCGCGTCATCCGCACCGGCACCGACGTCACGCTCATGGCCTACGGCCCCACGGTGAAGACGGCGCTGGATGCCGCCGCGCTCGCCGAGCTCGAGGACCTCTCGATCGAGGTCATCGACCTGCGCACGCTGTCGCCATTCGACGACGCGACGGTGAACGCCTCGGTGCGGAAGACGTCGCGGGCCGCGATCATCCACGAGGCGGCGCAGTTCGGCGGCTACGGCGCCGAGGTCGCCGCGCGGGTCACGGAGCGCAATTTCTTCCATCTCGCCGCCCCCCTGCTGCGCATCGCCGGATTCGACGTGCCCTACCCGTCGCCGAAGCTCGAGGAGTTCTACCTGCCCACCGCGGAACGCGTGCTGAACGCACTCGACACCTGGGAGTGGTGA
- a CDS encoding dihydrolipoamide acetyltransferase family protein has translation MGDERARFLLPDLGEGLTEATIVGWLVSPGDVVAVDQPVVEVESAKSIVQLPSPYAGRVQSLDAAVADVVQKDAPLLTIDTAAADVGTTVPTGDVSAVGATTEGADVVPGTALRADGEASGAVLVGYGLTASTRTFLTPPAGRFGRGRRHTGVTTRSPVVSPIVRKLAHDHGFDAAELRGSGRGSLVVRDDVEAEIAARSARDAASSTAGAEAPRGAARRTSGADAAASDVHIPIVGVRKAVADHLTQSRRTVPDATIWMDVDATELVRAKRRLEATTGERYSVTALVARFVVAGLERFPVLNSSVDETAGEIVQHASINLGLAAQTGRGLMVPVVHDAQALSLARLRDAVADLVSHAERADYPPSALAGGTFTLNNYGALGVDGSSPIINSPEVAMLGLGRLMERPWVVDGELAVRTVATLSLVFDHRVCDGDVASGFLTFVARCVQEPLIAFV, from the coding sequence ATGGGCGACGAGCGCGCGCGCTTTCTGCTGCCGGACCTCGGCGAGGGACTGACCGAGGCGACCATCGTGGGCTGGCTGGTCTCGCCCGGCGATGTCGTCGCGGTCGACCAGCCGGTGGTGGAGGTGGAGTCGGCGAAGTCGATCGTGCAGCTGCCGTCGCCGTACGCCGGACGCGTGCAGTCGCTGGACGCCGCCGTCGCCGACGTGGTGCAGAAGGATGCTCCGCTGCTCACGATCGACACCGCGGCGGCGGACGTCGGCACGACCGTCCCGACGGGCGACGTCAGCGCGGTGGGCGCGACGACCGAAGGTGCCGACGTGGTGCCTGGCACCGCTCTGCGGGCCGACGGGGAGGCATCCGGTGCCGTGCTCGTCGGCTATGGACTCACGGCATCGACCCGCACGTTCCTCACGCCGCCCGCCGGACGCTTCGGCCGCGGCAGACGTCACACCGGCGTCACGACGCGGTCCCCCGTCGTGTCCCCGATCGTGCGCAAGCTCGCGCACGACCACGGCTTCGATGCCGCGGAGCTGCGCGGCAGCGGGCGGGGCTCGCTCGTCGTGCGCGACGACGTGGAGGCGGAGATCGCGGCGCGTTCCGCCCGCGACGCCGCGTCGTCCACGGCGGGCGCGGAGGCGCCGCGCGGAGCCGCGCGCCGGACTTCTGGGGCGGATGCGGCGGCATCCGACGTGCACATCCCCATCGTCGGTGTGCGCAAGGCCGTCGCCGACCACCTCACACAGTCGCGCCGGACCGTGCCCGACGCGACCATCTGGATGGACGTCGACGCCACCGAGCTCGTGCGCGCGAAGCGTCGGCTGGAGGCGACGACGGGCGAACGGTACAGCGTGACGGCCCTCGTCGCGCGGTTCGTCGTCGCGGGGCTCGAGCGCTTCCCCGTGCTGAACTCGTCGGTCGACGAGACTGCGGGCGAGATCGTGCAGCACGCATCGATCAACCTCGGGCTGGCCGCCCAGACGGGGCGCGGGCTGATGGTCCCCGTGGTGCACGATGCACAGGCGCTGTCGCTCGCACGGCTTCGGGATGCCGTCGCCGACCTCGTCTCCCACGCTGAGCGCGCCGACTATCCGCCGTCCGCTCTCGCGGGCGGCACGTTCACCCTGAACAACTACGGAGCCCTCGGCGTCGACGGCTCGTCGCCCATCATCAACTCGCCCGAGGTCGCGATGCTGGGCCTCGGCAGGCTGATGGAACGGCCGTGGGTGGTCGACGGCGAGCTCGCGGTGCGCACGGTCGCGACGCTGTCGCTCGTGTTCGACCACCGGGTGTGCGACGGTGACGTGGCATCCGGGTTCCTCACGTTCGTCGCCCGATGCGTTCAGGAGCCGCTGATCGCCTTCGTCTGA